From a region of the Bacillus oleivorans genome:
- a CDS encoding DUF84 family protein, translating to MKVAVGSNNPAKLGAVKKALEQIQVIVIGVDVPSGVTAQPFSDQETMQGAIERAKNAKSKASADIGIGLEGGVYQQGNQIYVCNWGALSWEGGILTAGGARIPLPDAIAVKLLQGHELGPIMDEYTQEKGIRYSKGAVGVFTSAWVTREEMFEHVVKLLVGQYMFVQKKEND from the coding sequence ATGAAAGTGGCTGTTGGTTCTAATAATCCGGCGAAATTAGGAGCTGTTAAAAAGGCTTTGGAGCAAATACAAGTTATCGTCATAGGTGTGGACGTCCCTTCAGGAGTAACGGCCCAGCCTTTTTCCGATCAGGAAACAATGCAAGGTGCAATCGAAAGGGCCAAAAATGCAAAGAGTAAGGCGAGTGCTGATATTGGAATAGGTCTTGAAGGTGGAGTATATCAACAGGGAAATCAGATATATGTTTGTAATTGGGGTGCTTTAAGCTGGGAAGGAGGAATCTTAACTGCAGGCGGCGCCAGAATTCCTTTGCCGGACGCAATTGCTGTAAAGCTTCTCCAAGGCCATGAACTTGGTCCGATTATGGATGAATACACACAAGAAAAGGGCATCCGCTACTCAAAAGGGGCGGTAGGGGTTTTTACTTCAGCCTGGGTAACCCGGGAAGAAATGTTTGAACATGTTGTGAAACTATTGGTTGGCCAATATATGTTTGTGCAGAAGAAAGAAAACGATTAG
- the ilvD gene encoding dihydroxy-acid dehydratase, whose amino-acid sequence MRSDMIKVGIDRAPHRSLLYATGVKTQDLDKPFIGICNSYIDIIPGHVHLKAFAEVVKEAIREAGGIPFEFNTIGVDDGIAMGHIGMRYSLPSRELIADSAETVINAHWFDGVFYIPNCDKITPGMLMAAVRTNVPSVFVSGGPMEGGISSSGKPLSLVSVFEGVGAHQAGKMTKEELLDIEQNACPTCGSCSGMFTANSMNSLMEMLGLALPGNGTIVATSEARYQLVRDAARHLIHMVKNDIKPRDIVTKEAIDDAFALDMAMGGSTNTVLHTLAIANEAGIDYDLNRINEIAQKVPYLAKISPASDYTMDDVHRAGGISAIINELCRIEGLIHRDRITVTGQTISELVEPYGIKNDQVIRRLENPYSPVGGLSVLYGNLAPDGGVIKVGAVDPSIKTFMGEAIIFNSQEEAQKGIDEGLVNEGHVVVIRYEGPKGGPGMPEMLAPTASIAGRGLGTKVALITDGRFSGATRGISIGHISPEAAEGGPIAFLKNGDPILIDLTNRRINVLLTEEELENRKKNWVPPEPKIKRGYLARYSKLVTSASTGGIMKI is encoded by the coding sequence ATGCGAAGTGACATGATTAAGGTCGGCATTGACCGGGCTCCCCACCGAAGTTTGCTGTATGCAACGGGAGTAAAAACACAAGATTTAGATAAACCATTTATCGGAATCTGTAATTCATATATTGATATTATTCCTGGCCATGTACACTTGAAGGCATTTGCAGAAGTTGTCAAAGAAGCCATTCGGGAAGCGGGCGGTATTCCATTTGAATTTAATACCATTGGGGTTGATGATGGAATCGCAATGGGACATATCGGAATGAGATATTCCTTGCCGAGCAGAGAGTTAATAGCGGATTCAGCCGAAACAGTTATTAATGCACATTGGTTTGATGGAGTGTTCTATATACCTAACTGTGACAAGATTACTCCTGGCATGTTAATGGCTGCAGTAAGAACGAATGTCCCTTCTGTATTTGTATCAGGCGGTCCAATGGAAGGCGGAATATCGTCTTCAGGCAAACCACTTTCTCTCGTTTCGGTGTTTGAAGGTGTTGGGGCCCATCAGGCTGGAAAAATGACCAAAGAAGAATTACTGGATATTGAGCAAAATGCTTGTCCAACTTGTGGATCCTGTTCCGGAATGTTTACTGCGAATTCGATGAACTCGCTTATGGAAATGCTTGGTTTGGCATTACCGGGAAATGGAACCATTGTGGCAACGTCTGAAGCAAGGTATCAATTGGTTCGGGATGCTGCACGTCACCTTATCCACATGGTTAAAAATGATATTAAACCTAGAGATATTGTAACAAAAGAAGCTATCGATGATGCTTTTGCGCTGGATATGGCTATGGGAGGTTCTACTAACACAGTTTTACATACTCTTGCCATAGCTAATGAGGCTGGAATTGATTATGATCTCAACAGAATTAATGAAATAGCCCAAAAAGTGCCGTACTTAGCCAAAATTAGCCCAGCTTCGGATTACACAATGGACGATGTCCACCGTGCAGGCGGCATTAGTGCGATAATCAATGAGTTATGCAGGATTGAAGGATTAATCCACAGAGATCGGATTACGGTAACTGGCCAAACCATTTCTGAGTTAGTAGAGCCTTACGGCATAAAGAATGACCAGGTGATTCGAAGGTTAGAAAATCCATATAGCCCTGTTGGCGGATTGTCGGTTTTATACGGCAATTTGGCTCCAGACGGCGGTGTCATAAAAGTCGGTGCCGTCGACCCGTCGATTAAAACCTTTATGGGAGAAGCCATTATATTTAACTCCCAGGAAGAAGCACAAAAAGGAATTGATGAGGGTCTTGTAAATGAAGGTCATGTAGTGGTAATCCGTTATGAAGGTCCTAAAGGCGGACCCGGAATGCCAGAGATGCTCGCTCCGACTGCAAGTATTGCAGGCCGCGGCTTAGGAACAAAGGTCGCACTTATAACTGATGGACGCTTCTCAGGAGCAACAAGAGGAATATCAATCGGACATATTTCCCCTGAGGCAGCTGAAGGCGGTCCGATAGCTTTTCTTAAGAACGGTGATCCGATTTTAATCGATTTAACCAACAGAAGAATCAACGTTCTTTTAACCGAAGAAGAACTCGAAAACCGCAAGAAAAATTGGGTGCCGCCAGAACCAAAGATCAAACGGGGCTACTTAGCGAGGTACTCGAAATTAGTAACATCTGCAAGTACAGGCGGAATTATGAAAATTTAA
- a CDS encoding 2-isopropylmalate synthase codes for MRQIDVFDTTLRDGEQSPGVNLNTIEKLEVAKQLERLGVNIIEAGFPAASRGDLQAVKMIAETIKNSSVTGLARANEKDIDAAWEALKGSIEPRIHVFLATSPIHMTYKLKMSTDQVLETAVAAIKYAKKRFTHVQWSAEDACRSDKTFLVKIITEVINAGATVINLPDTVGYRAPEEYGALFRYIKEHVPNIDKVKLSAHTHDDLGLATANALAAIENGADQIEGTINAIGERAGNAGLEEIAVALHIRQDFYNASTRLKLDEIKRTSNLVSKLTGMIVPGNKAVVGNNAFAHESGIHQDGVLKERSTYEIITPELIGLKTNKLVLGKHSGRHAFKNKAEEMGFELGDSKLNEAFKAFKDLADRKKEVTDEDIFAILTDKQTEAKEIQLYDLRSLQVQYGMDNIPTATIAVVTPEGDYKQEAATGSGSVEAIYNTIEKLVDGPVTLLDYKINSVGGGRDALADSYVQIQYNDTASSGRGTAQDVLEASARAYLNAVNRVLSLKGIEKKEMAM; via the coding sequence GTGCGCCAAATTGATGTTTTTGATACAACGCTTAGGGATGGAGAACAGTCACCTGGGGTTAATTTGAATACCATTGAAAAATTAGAAGTAGCCAAGCAATTAGAAAGATTAGGCGTGAATATCATTGAAGCTGGATTCCCAGCCGCTTCAAGAGGCGACCTTCAAGCCGTGAAAATGATTGCTGAAACGATAAAAAACAGTTCAGTTACTGGTCTTGCCCGTGCCAATGAAAAAGACATAGATGCAGCATGGGAGGCATTAAAAGGTTCCATTGAACCAAGGATCCATGTGTTTCTGGCCACATCACCCATTCACATGACCTATAAACTAAAGATGTCCACGGACCAAGTACTCGAAACAGCGGTTGCAGCTATAAAGTATGCAAAAAAGCGGTTCACCCATGTTCAGTGGTCAGCAGAAGATGCTTGCCGCTCGGATAAAACTTTTCTAGTCAAAATCATTACAGAAGTGATTAATGCAGGAGCTACTGTGATTAACCTTCCAGACACAGTAGGGTATCGGGCACCGGAAGAGTATGGAGCACTCTTCCGCTATATTAAAGAACACGTCCCGAACATCGACAAGGTTAAGCTCTCAGCTCATACTCATGATGATCTGGGCTTAGCGACAGCCAATGCCTTAGCCGCAATTGAAAACGGGGCAGACCAAATCGAGGGTACGATCAATGCTATTGGGGAGCGGGCGGGTAACGCTGGTCTAGAGGAAATTGCGGTAGCATTGCATATCCGCCAAGACTTCTATAATGCCTCTACCCGATTAAAGCTTGATGAAATCAAAAGAACGAGTAACTTAGTAAGTAAACTAACGGGCATGATTGTCCCAGGCAATAAAGCTGTAGTTGGGAACAACGCTTTTGCCCATGAATCTGGAATTCACCAGGATGGGGTGCTGAAAGAAAGAAGCACTTATGAAATTATAACGCCTGAACTTATCGGATTAAAAACAAACAAACTAGTACTAGGGAAGCATTCAGGTCGCCATGCATTCAAAAATAAGGCAGAAGAAATGGGCTTTGAGTTAGGTGATTCTAAGCTAAATGAGGCCTTTAAAGCATTTAAGGATCTGGCTGACCGCAAAAAAGAGGTAACAGATGAGGATATCTTCGCGATTTTGACAGACAAACAAACCGAAGCTAAAGAAATACAGCTGTATGATTTAAGGAGTTTGCAGGTTCAATATGGAATGGATAATATCCCGACCGCAACGATTGCTGTCGTAACACCAGAAGGAGACTATAAGCAAGAAGCTGCTACAGGCTCAGGCAGTGTAGAGGCGATTTATAATACGATCGAGAAACTGGTTGATGGACCTGTTACACTGCTAGATTACAAGATCAATTCGGTTGGCGGAGGCAGAGATGCCCTGGCGGATTCATATGTTCAGATTCAATACAATGACACCGCGTCAAGCGGCAGAGGAACCGCTCAGGATGTACTAGAAGCCTCAGCAAGAGCTTATTTAAATGCAGTCAATCGAGTATTAAGTCTAAAGGGGATTGAAAAGAAAGAAATGGCGATGTAA
- the ilvB gene encoding acetolactate synthase large subunit, with translation MKVDVKADPGTHLSGAETLIHALKQEGVEVVFGYPGGAALPIYDALYQNPIRHILARHEQGAIHAAEGYARVSGKAGVVIATSGPGATNLVTGITDAMMDSIPLVVFTGQVASGLIGTDAFQEADVIGITMPITKHNYQVRNLQDLPRIIKEAFHIATTGRPGPVLIDIPKDVSTVKGKVVFQETVDLPGFQPTIHPNVLQIKKLNEAIESAKRPVILAGAGVLHAQASEQLLAVAETRKIPVVHTLLGLGGFPADHRLFLGMGGMHGCYAANMSLYECDLLINVGARFDDRLTGNLKTFAPRAKIAHIDIDPAEIGKNVVTHIPIVGDAKAALQKLLDENGSGSKSDEWLAHLKEYQDEYPYWHNEVSEGISPQELIQMAHEITKGNAVVTTDVGQHQMWAAQYYTFNQPHNWVTSGGLGTMGFGFPAAIGAQIAKPDKNVIAIVGDGGFQMTSQELILLKELSLPVKVIIVNNGSLGMVRQWQEKFHGERYSHSILTVQPDFVRLAEAYGVKGYCVSSPEQARELLAEVLPLDEPAVIDCRVSPTENVFPMVAPGSGLHEMIGVKP, from the coding sequence ATGAAGGTAGATGTAAAGGCGGATCCTGGGACTCACCTTAGCGGTGCTGAAACTCTGATTCACGCCTTAAAGCAAGAAGGAGTTGAAGTTGTATTTGGATATCCGGGTGGGGCCGCATTACCCATTTATGATGCACTCTATCAAAACCCGATCCGGCACATTCTTGCCAGACATGAACAAGGAGCGATTCACGCGGCTGAAGGGTATGCAAGAGTTTCAGGAAAGGCGGGAGTCGTGATTGCAACTTCCGGACCCGGTGCTACTAATTTAGTAACCGGAATAACAGATGCCATGATGGATTCAATTCCTCTTGTGGTATTTACGGGGCAGGTGGCATCGGGACTGATTGGGACCGACGCATTCCAAGAGGCTGACGTAATTGGCATTACCATGCCAATTACAAAACATAATTATCAGGTTCGTAATTTGCAAGATCTCCCCAGAATTATTAAAGAAGCCTTTCATATTGCAACAACAGGAAGACCAGGGCCAGTTTTAATAGACATTCCAAAAGATGTCTCTACTGTTAAGGGAAAAGTGGTTTTTCAAGAGACTGTTGATTTACCGGGTTTTCAGCCTACTATTCACCCGAATGTATTACAAATTAAAAAATTAAATGAAGCGATAGAATCAGCAAAGAGACCCGTTATATTAGCCGGTGCTGGTGTTTTACATGCGCAAGCATCCGAACAGCTGCTTGCGGTGGCAGAGACGAGAAAAATACCAGTGGTTCACACTCTCCTTGGCTTGGGCGGATTTCCAGCCGATCACCGATTATTTTTGGGAATGGGAGGAATGCATGGATGCTATGCGGCAAACATGAGTCTTTATGAGTGTGATCTCCTGATTAATGTAGGGGCAAGATTCGATGATCGGCTAACAGGAAATCTTAAAACCTTTGCTCCGCGTGCAAAAATAGCCCATATCGATATTGACCCGGCGGAGATTGGCAAAAACGTAGTTACTCATATTCCAATCGTAGGAGATGCTAAAGCAGCATTGCAAAAACTGCTGGACGAAAACGGATCAGGTTCTAAATCTGATGAATGGCTTGCTCATCTCAAGGAGTATCAAGATGAATATCCGTATTGGCACAACGAGGTAAGTGAAGGGATTTCACCTCAAGAATTAATCCAAATGGCCCATGAGATTACAAAAGGCAATGCGGTTGTTACAACAGATGTCGGTCAGCACCAGATGTGGGCAGCTCAATATTACACCTTTAACCAGCCTCATAACTGGGTAACCTCAGGCGGACTTGGAACGATGGGATTTGGTTTTCCAGCAGCGATTGGGGCTCAAATCGCAAAGCCAGATAAAAACGTAATCGCGATTGTCGGAGATGGCGGTTTTCAAATGACATCCCAAGAATTGATCTTACTAAAGGAACTCTCTCTCCCGGTTAAAGTCATTATTGTAAACAATGGATCACTCGGCATGGTACGGCAATGGCAGGAAAAATTTCATGGAGAGAGGTATTCACACTCAATTCTCACCGTCCAGCCGGATTTTGTAAGACTGGCAGAGGCTTATGGTGTAAAAGGATATTGCGTGTCATCACCAGAACAGGCCAGAGAATTACTTGCCGAAGTTTTACCGCTAGATGAACCAGCTGTCATTGACTGCAGAGTTAGTCCGACAGAAAATGTGTTTCCGATGGTTGCGCCAGGATCAGGATTACATGAAATGATTGGGGTGAAACCATGA
- the ilvN gene encoding acetolactate synthase small subunit codes for MKKRIVTAFVLNQSGVLNRVTGLFTKRQFNIESITVGHTETEGVSRMTFVVYVEDDRQIEQLIKQLNKQIDVLKVSDITDQAIVARELALIKVLSNGQTRTEINGIIEPFRASVIDMSRDSVTVQVTGDTEKVEAMIELLKPYGIKEMARTGLTAFPRGTQKSVTELKQYTLFK; via the coding sequence ATGAAAAAGAGAATCGTGACAGCTTTTGTTTTGAATCAGAGTGGAGTATTAAACAGGGTGACGGGGCTCTTTACAAAGCGTCAGTTCAATATTGAAAGTATTACAGTCGGTCACACTGAAACAGAAGGAGTCTCCCGGATGACATTTGTCGTTTATGTAGAGGATGATCGGCAAATCGAACAGCTTATTAAACAATTAAACAAGCAAATTGATGTTTTGAAAGTTTCTGATATTACCGATCAGGCGATTGTAGCAAGAGAACTCGCCTTAATAAAAGTACTGAGCAACGGTCAGACTCGGACAGAAATTAATGGGATTATTGAACCTTTTCGGGCAAGTGTGATCGATATGTCCAGAGACAGTGTTACCGTTCAGGTAACCGGTGATACGGAGAAGGTTGAGGCGATGATCGAGCTTTTAAAACCATACGGAATTAAAGAAATGGCACGAACAGGTTTAACAGCGTTTCCGAGAGGAACACAAAAATCAGTTACAGAACTAAAGCAATACACACTATTTAAATAA
- the ilvE gene encoding branched-chain-amino-acid transaminase produces the protein MSEQWIYLNGQFVRKEEAVISVYDHGFLYGDGVFEGIRMYDGNVFRLQEHVDRLYNSAKSIMLNIPLSKDEMTEVIAETLRKNQFVDAYIRVVVSRGVGNLGLDPSTCARPQVIVIAEQLSLFPKSLYEKGIDIITVATRRNRSDVLSPKVKSLNYLNNILVRIEANIAGAGEALMLNDQGYVAEASGENIFIVKGKTLLTPPGYVGALEGVTRNAIIEIGQQLGFDVREEIFTRHDVYVADEVFLTGSAAEVIPVVKIDGREISGGKPGFITGELLEAFRKKVVEDGYKVYTHENVQAG, from the coding sequence ATGAGCGAACAATGGATTTATTTAAACGGCCAATTCGTAAGAAAGGAAGAGGCGGTTATATCCGTGTACGATCACGGATTTTTATACGGAGATGGGGTGTTCGAAGGGATTAGAATGTATGACGGCAATGTGTTTCGCTTACAAGAGCATGTTGATCGTCTCTATAATTCAGCGAAATCCATAATGTTAAACATCCCATTATCTAAAGATGAAATGACCGAAGTGATTGCGGAAACTTTAAGGAAAAATCAATTTGTCGATGCTTATATCCGGGTTGTCGTTTCAAGAGGTGTCGGAAATTTAGGTTTAGACCCTTCTACATGTGCCAGACCACAAGTCATAGTCATTGCAGAACAACTTTCCCTATTTCCAAAAAGTCTTTATGAAAAAGGGATTGATATCATTACAGTTGCAACAAGAAGAAATCGGTCTGATGTTTTATCTCCAAAAGTAAAATCATTGAACTACTTAAATAATATTCTTGTAAGAATTGAAGCTAATATTGCTGGCGCAGGGGAAGCGCTCATGTTAAATGATCAGGGTTATGTGGCTGAAGCTTCAGGTGAAAATATTTTTATCGTGAAAGGAAAAACCCTCTTAACGCCGCCTGGATATGTAGGTGCGTTAGAAGGCGTTACCCGAAATGCGATTATTGAAATTGGGCAGCAGCTCGGCTTTGATGTCCGTGAAGAAATTTTTACGAGACATGATGTTTATGTAGCAGATGAAGTGTTTTTAACTGGATCAGCTGCTGAGGTGATACCGGTAGTAAAAATCGATGGCAGAGAAATAAGTGGAGGAAAACCTGGTTTTATTACCGGAGAACTCCTAGAAGCTTTCAGAAAAAAGGTCGTTGAAGATGGATATAAGGTTTATACACATGAAAATGTTCAAGCAGGATAA
- the leuB gene encoding 3-isopropylmalate dehydrogenase yields MKKKVAVLPGDGIGPEVMSGALEVLHAVGERFGHDFEVEQGDIGGVAIDLHGEPLPQTTLELCGQSDAILLGAVGGPKWKDVPVHLRPEKGLLDIRKELGLFANLRPVATFDSLLEASPLKRNVIENVDFVIVRELTGGIYFGKPSERRGKNKEIAVDTLTYDRSEIERVVHKAFQLASIRRKKLTSVDKANVLESSRMWHEVVDEVSHNYPEVEVEHLLVDAAAMKLIYQPKHFDVIVTENMFGDILSDEASMLTGSLGMLPSASLREDFLGLYEPVHGSAPDIAGQGKANPLAMILSVAMMLKYSFGLKQEAELIEHAVQEVLKAGYRTRDLGGDTGTNEMSQLVLHYLEEEQVSSAIMSVYL; encoded by the coding sequence GTGAAAAAGAAAGTGGCAGTGCTGCCTGGAGATGGAATCGGTCCAGAAGTAATGAGCGGGGCGCTTGAAGTGTTACATGCAGTGGGGGAACGATTTGGTCACGATTTCGAAGTGGAGCAAGGAGACATTGGCGGGGTTGCCATAGACCTTCACGGAGAACCACTTCCTCAAACAACGTTAGAGCTTTGCGGACAAAGTGATGCGATTTTATTAGGAGCAGTCGGCGGACCGAAATGGAAGGATGTACCTGTACATCTTCGTCCAGAAAAAGGTTTGCTGGATATTAGAAAGGAACTGGGTCTGTTTGCCAATCTGCGTCCAGTTGCTACGTTTGATAGTTTGCTAGAAGCATCACCTTTAAAGCGAAATGTAATAGAAAATGTTGATTTTGTCATCGTTCGAGAGCTGACAGGCGGAATTTACTTTGGCAAACCAAGTGAAAGAAGAGGAAAAAATAAAGAGATTGCAGTCGATACGCTTACTTATGACCGCAGTGAAATTGAAAGAGTGGTCCATAAAGCTTTTCAGCTTGCGTCGATCAGAAGAAAAAAATTAACGTCAGTTGATAAGGCAAATGTCTTGGAATCAAGCCGGATGTGGCATGAGGTTGTAGATGAAGTCTCACATAACTATCCTGAGGTGGAGGTTGAACATCTGCTAGTTGATGCGGCTGCTATGAAACTTATTTACCAACCGAAGCATTTTGACGTAATTGTTACGGAAAATATGTTTGGAGATATCTTAAGTGATGAAGCATCTATGCTAACTGGTTCACTTGGCATGCTGCCGTCTGCCAGTCTACGGGAGGATTTTCTTGGCCTGTATGAACCAGTTCATGGCTCAGCTCCCGATATTGCAGGACAGGGTAAAGCAAATCCGCTGGCTATGATACTCTCAGTTGCCATGATGCTCAAATATTCATTCGGTCTTAAACAAGAAGCAGAATTAATCGAGCATGCCGTTCAGGAAGTGCTGAAGGCCGGATATCGGACTAGAGATCTTGGAGGAGACACAGGCACAAATGAAATGAGCCAATTAGTGCTCCATTATCTCGAAGAAGAACAAGTATCGTCTGCCATCATGAGTGTTTATTTGTAA
- the ilvC gene encoding ketol-acid reductoisomerase, whose amino-acid sequence MVKVYYNGDVAEDALQGKKVAVVGYGSQGHAHAQNLRDSGYEVVVGLRKGKSWEQAEQDGFSVKTVKEASEEADVVMILLPDEKQPEVYKNDIGPSLTPGKALAFAHGFNVHFHQVVPPKDVDVFLVAPKGPGHLVRRTYESGAGVPALFGVFQNVTGEAAKIALSYAKGIGAGRAGILETTFKEETETDLFGEQAVLCGGLTSLVKAGFETLVEAGYQPEVAYFECLHELKLIVDLMYEDGIEGMRYSISDTAQWGDFVSGPRVINAETKKRMKEVLDDIQSGKFAKGWILENQANRPMFNATNEREKIHQIEVVGRHLRSLMPFIKKSKKKEVVMSAPN is encoded by the coding sequence ATGGTAAAAGTTTATTATAACGGAGATGTAGCAGAGGATGCCCTGCAAGGTAAAAAGGTGGCGGTTGTAGGGTATGGATCACAAGGCCATGCCCATGCCCAAAATCTAAGAGATAGCGGTTATGAAGTTGTAGTCGGACTTAGAAAAGGAAAGTCATGGGAACAGGCTGAGCAAGATGGATTCTCAGTAAAAACGGTAAAAGAAGCAAGTGAAGAAGCCGATGTTGTTATGATTTTATTGCCAGACGAAAAGCAGCCGGAAGTTTATAAAAATGATATTGGACCTTCTCTAACACCAGGAAAAGCATTAGCTTTTGCTCATGGATTTAACGTGCATTTTCATCAGGTAGTACCTCCAAAAGATGTCGATGTCTTTCTCGTAGCTCCAAAAGGACCAGGACACCTCGTAAGAAGAACCTATGAAAGTGGTGCTGGAGTTCCGGCCCTTTTCGGCGTTTTTCAAAATGTAACAGGCGAAGCAGCCAAAATTGCTCTTTCATACGCTAAGGGAATTGGAGCAGGTCGTGCGGGAATTTTAGAAACTACCTTTAAAGAAGAAACTGAAACTGATTTATTCGGAGAACAAGCGGTTCTTTGCGGAGGTTTAACTTCATTAGTGAAAGCAGGATTTGAAACTCTTGTTGAGGCAGGTTATCAGCCAGAGGTTGCTTATTTTGAGTGTTTACATGAGCTAAAGCTGATTGTGGATCTTATGTATGAAGACGGGATTGAAGGCATGAGATATTCAATTTCGGATACAGCTCAATGGGGAGACTTCGTATCTGGACCTAGAGTGATCAATGCTGAAACTAAGAAAAGAATGAAGGAAGTACTCGATGATATTCAATCAGGGAAATTCGCAAAAGGCTGGATCCTAGAAAACCAAGCCAATCGCCCAATGTTTAATGCAACGAATGAACGCGAAAAGATTCATCAAATTGAAGTAGTCGGAAGACACTTAAGAAGTCTAATGCCATTTATTAAAAAATCAAAGAAAAAGGAAGTGGTGATGAGTGCGCCAAATTGA
- a CDS encoding M42 family metallopeptidase, producing the protein MNQETLRLFKTLTELPGAPGNEHSVRAFMKEQLNLYADEVVQDRLGGVFGVKRGNSQGPTVMVAGHMDEVGFMVTSITKNGMIRFQPLGGWWSQVLLAQRVQVITDRGPVYGVIGSIPPHLLSDDQRKKPMDIKNMLIDIGADSKEDAEQIGIKPGQQIVPVCEFTPLANPKKIMAKAWDNRYGCGLSIELLKELKGESTPNVLYSGATVQEEVGLRGAQTAANMIKPDIFFALDASPANDASGDPNEFGQLGKGTLLRIYDRSMVTHRGMREFVLDMAETHSIPYQYFISQGGTDAGRVHTSNEGVPSAVIGICSRYIHTHAAIVHVDDYAAAKELLVKLVKACDQTTVESIRNQS; encoded by the coding sequence GTGAATCAGGAAACACTTCGATTATTTAAAACATTAACAGAGCTCCCAGGTGCCCCTGGTAATGAGCACTCTGTCCGAGCTTTTATGAAAGAACAATTAAACCTATATGCTGATGAAGTTGTACAAGATCGACTTGGAGGGGTTTTCGGGGTCAAAAGGGGAAATAGTCAGGGACCCACTGTGATGGTAGCTGGACATATGGATGAAGTGGGATTTATGGTAACAAGCATTACGAAAAATGGAATGATTCGATTTCAGCCGCTGGGTGGCTGGTGGAGCCAGGTCCTGCTTGCGCAAAGGGTGCAGGTTATCACAGACCGTGGTCCTGTTTATGGTGTAATCGGTTCAATCCCTCCGCATCTTCTTAGTGATGATCAAAGAAAAAAACCGATGGATATTAAAAATATGCTAATTGATATCGGTGCAGATTCAAAGGAGGATGCTGAACAAATTGGCATTAAACCTGGTCAGCAAATTGTACCTGTCTGTGAATTTACTCCATTAGCGAATCCTAAAAAAATCATGGCAAAGGCCTGGGATAATCGCTACGGCTGCGGGCTATCCATCGAACTTTTAAAGGAACTAAAGGGAGAATCAACTCCGAATGTTTTATATTCTGGAGCTACCGTTCAAGAAGAAGTGGGGCTTAGAGGGGCACAAACTGCTGCAAATATGATTAAGCCTGATATTTTCTTTGCGCTTGATGCCAGTCCGGCGAACGACGCCTCCGGTGATCCAAATGAATTTGGTCAGCTTGGCAAAGGAACACTTTTGCGCATTTATGACCGTTCCATGGTCACTCATCGAGGGATGAGAGAGTTTGTATTAGATATGGCTGAAACTCATTCAATTCCTTATCAATATTTTATTTCTCAAGGCGGAACTGATGCAGGAAGAGTTCATACTTCCAATGAAGGGGTTCCAAGTGCGGTTATTGGAATTTGTTCACGATATATTCATACCCATGCAGCGATTGTCCATGTAGATGATTATGCAGCAGCTAAAGAGCTACTGGTTAAATTAGTAAAGGCATGTGACCAAACCACTGTGGAGAGTATTCGAAATCAAAGCTGA